The following are encoded in a window of Kitasatospora sp. NBC_01250 genomic DNA:
- a CDS encoding rhodanese-like domain-containing protein, which yields MTTAPSPAHAASSAAPAHAHAASSAAPAPSPVSAIPALSPERAFAFFAERLGCQADPADVWYAMRDGRQDFTLLDVRIEGAHRRTHLPGAISLPLAEITPERVAELPAGLLVVYCWGPACNGSTKAGMKLAALGREVKEMIGGLEYWIREGWPTEGRRPVDPKSATPADLGLVC from the coding sequence GTGACCACCGCCCCCAGCCCCGCCCACGCCGCGAGCAGCGCCGCCCCCGCCCACGCCCACGCCGCGAGCAGCGCCGCCCCCGCCCCCTCGCCGGTCAGCGCGATCCCGGCGCTCTCCCCGGAGCGGGCCTTCGCCTTCTTCGCCGAGCGGCTGGGCTGCCAGGCCGACCCGGCCGACGTCTGGTACGCGATGCGGGACGGCAGGCAGGACTTCACCCTCCTCGACGTGCGGATCGAGGGCGCCCACCGCAGGACCCACCTGCCCGGTGCGATCAGCCTCCCGCTGGCGGAGATCACCCCCGAGCGGGTGGCCGAGCTGCCCGCGGGCCTGCTGGTGGTCTACTGCTGGGGCCCGGCCTGCAACGGCTCGACGAAGGCCGGGATGAAGCTCGCCGCGCTCGGCCGCGAGGTCAAGGAGATGATCGGCGGTCTGGAGTACTGGATCCGCGAGGGCTGGCCGACCGAGGGCCGCCGGCCGGTCGACCCGAAGAGCGCCACCCCCGCCGACCTCGGCCTCGTCTGCTGA
- a CDS encoding GNAT family N-acetyltransferase yields MSENPPAPGAVATERLDLRPVHLDDLDALHTINRDPEVWRHQPAGRHTGIAQTRDWIERAAARWEEEGSGYWTARLRTTGEVVGVGGVQVQGRGHWNLYYRLAPAHWGHGYATELSRAAIDAAHRRRPELPVFAWIHAHNTGSRAVAQRLGLIDHGLRLDPFLRELLHLHADRPQPEERLTGPN; encoded by the coding sequence ATGAGCGAGAACCCTCCCGCGCCGGGTGCGGTCGCCACCGAGCGGCTCGACCTGCGCCCGGTGCACCTGGACGACCTCGACGCGCTGCACACGATCAACCGCGACCCCGAGGTGTGGCGTCATCAACCCGCGGGCCGGCACACCGGGATCGCGCAGACCAGGGACTGGATCGAGCGGGCGGCGGCGCGCTGGGAGGAGGAGGGGAGCGGCTACTGGACGGCGCGGCTGCGCACCACCGGGGAGGTGGTCGGCGTCGGCGGCGTGCAGGTCCAGGGCCGCGGGCACTGGAACCTCTACTACCGCCTGGCGCCCGCGCACTGGGGCCACGGCTACGCCACCGAGCTGTCCCGGGCAGCGATCGATGCGGCCCACCGGCGGCGGCCCGAACTGCCGGTCTTCGCCTGGATCCACGCGCACAACACCGGTTCGCGCGCGGTTGCGCAGCGGCTCGGACTCATCGACCACGGCCTGCGACTCGACCCGTTCCTGCGCGAACTCCTCCATCTCCACGCCGACCGCCCGCAGCCCGAGGAGCGCCTGACCGGGCCAAACTGA
- a CDS encoding MerR family transcriptional regulator, which translates to MFTIGDFARHGRVSVRMLRHYDAIGLLRPAQVDPVSGYRFYRAEQLARLNRVIALKELGFTLQQVQSILDERVDTEELRGMLRLRRAELAETVAAATARLTQVEARLRTIASEGHMQNDDVVVKPIPAVRVAELQAVAAGYEPEHITPVIGPLFDELCRRVAESGLPPAGPTIAYYEPAGDGSEAVLVHAAFPVSAPATLPRHPAGFAITDLPALPAAATIVHRGAMDEVLGTAQTLARWIDANGWHSAGFARELYLECPDDPGQWVTELQEPVVQAGASVPQRVGPADQVPGAPA; encoded by the coding sequence ATGTTCACCATTGGAGACTTCGCCCGGCACGGCCGGGTCTCGGTCCGCATGCTGCGTCACTACGACGCCATCGGGCTGCTGCGCCCCGCACAGGTCGACCCGGTCAGCGGCTACCGCTTCTACCGCGCCGAGCAGCTCGCCCGGCTGAACCGGGTGATCGCGCTCAAGGAACTCGGCTTCACCCTCCAGCAGGTCCAGTCGATCCTGGACGAGCGGGTGGACACCGAGGAACTGCGCGGGATGCTGCGGCTGCGCCGGGCCGAACTGGCCGAGACGGTGGCGGCGGCGACCGCCCGGCTGACCCAGGTCGAGGCGAGGCTCCGAACGATCGCGAGCGAGGGACACATGCAGAACGACGACGTGGTGGTCAAGCCGATCCCGGCGGTCCGGGTGGCCGAGCTGCAGGCCGTGGCCGCCGGCTACGAGCCGGAGCACATCACCCCGGTCATCGGGCCGCTCTTCGACGAGCTGTGCCGGCGGGTGGCCGAGTCCGGGCTGCCCCCGGCCGGGCCGACCATCGCCTACTACGAGCCGGCCGGGGACGGTTCGGAGGCCGTGCTGGTGCACGCGGCGTTCCCGGTGAGCGCCCCGGCCACGCTGCCGCGGCACCCGGCCGGGTTCGCGATCACCGACCTGCCCGCACTGCCGGCCGCCGCCACCATCGTGCACCGCGGCGCGATGGACGAGGTGCTCGGGACCGCGCAGACGCTGGCCCGCTGGATCGACGCCAACGGGTGGCACTCGGCCGGGTTCGCCCGGGAGCTCTACCTGGAGTGCCCGGACGACCCTGGGCAGTGGGTGACCGAGCTTCAGGAGCCGGTGGTCCAGGCCGGGGCGTCGGTGCCCCAGCGGGTCGGGCCCGCGGACCAGGTGCCCGGGGCGCCGGCGTAG
- a CDS encoding CoA transferase encodes MTDREDLPTAQAWSALGGAPELTSGVRYRRAPGVLESRLPVREFAGATVGVCSLAAAELLAERNGGPRPAVTVDEAAVAPAFVSERHLRIEGRAPASFAPLSGFWRTADGWVRTHANYPHHRERLLAALGRGPDTGPEQLAAELAGRSALEVQESAYAAGALAVAVRPAEPTEHPLVERTARGSGERRLAPAALPAAGVRVLDLTRVIAGPVATRTLALLGADVLRVDSPRLPESEDAHADTGFGKRSTLLDASVPADLAVLRELVATADVLVTGYRPGALDRYGLAPADLPPHLVVAQLCAWGRHGPWAGRRGFDSLVQAGCGIALIEAGPDGRPGVLPAQALDHGTGYLLAAGVLRALTERQRTGAGTLLRHSLAGAAQWLLGLPASTPEPGAAAPAPGAHPHLAETPGPYGLLRHARPPIGYAGAPGTWSAGPTRWGTDAPAWTTGS; translated from the coding sequence GTGACAGATCGCGAAGACCTCCCCACCGCCCAGGCCTGGTCCGCGCTCGGCGGTGCACCGGAGCTGACGAGCGGCGTGCGCTACCGGCGTGCGCCCGGGGTGCTGGAGAGCCGACTGCCGGTGCGGGAGTTCGCCGGCGCCACGGTCGGGGTCTGCTCGCTGGCGGCGGCCGAGCTGCTGGCGGAGCGCAACGGCGGGCCGCGGCCGGCCGTGACGGTGGACGAGGCGGCGGTGGCCCCGGCCTTCGTCAGCGAGCGGCACCTGCGGATCGAGGGGCGGGCGCCGGCCAGCTTCGCGCCGCTCTCCGGGTTCTGGCGCACCGCCGACGGGTGGGTCCGCACGCACGCCAACTACCCGCACCACCGCGAGCGCCTGCTGGCCGCGCTCGGCCGCGGGCCCGACACCGGCCCCGAGCAACTCGCCGCCGAGCTCGCGGGGCGCTCGGCGCTGGAGGTGCAGGAGAGCGCGTACGCCGCCGGCGCACTGGCGGTGGCGGTGCGGCCGGCCGAGCCGACCGAGCACCCGCTGGTCGAGCGCACCGCGCGCGGCAGCGGCGAGCGCCGGCTCGCCCCCGCCGCGCTGCCCGCCGCCGGGGTGCGGGTGCTGGACCTCACCCGGGTCATCGCCGGCCCCGTCGCCACCCGCACGCTGGCGCTGCTCGGCGCCGACGTGCTGCGCGTCGACTCCCCGCGGCTGCCGGAGAGCGAGGACGCCCACGCCGACACCGGGTTCGGCAAGCGCTCGACCCTGCTCGACGCCTCCGTGCCAGCCGACCTGGCCGTGCTGCGCGAGCTGGTCGCCACCGCCGACGTGCTGGTCACCGGCTACCGCCCGGGGGCGCTCGACCGCTACGGGCTGGCGCCCGCCGACCTGCCGCCCCACCTGGTGGTGGCCCAGCTCTGCGCCTGGGGCCGGCACGGGCCCTGGGCCGGGCGCCGCGGCTTCGACAGCCTGGTGCAGGCCGGCTGCGGGATCGCGCTGATCGAGGCCGGGCCGGACGGGCGCCCCGGCGTGCTGCCCGCCCAGGCGCTCGACCACGGCACCGGCTACCTGCTGGCAGCCGGTGTACTGCGGGCGCTGACCGAGCGCCAGCGCACCGGCGCCGGGACGCTGCTGCGCCACTCGCTGGCCGGCGCCGCCCAGTGGCTGCTCGGCCTGCCCGCGTCCACGCCCGAGCCCGGGGCCGCCGCCCCCGCGCCGGGCGCGCACCCGCACCTGGCCGAGACCCCCGGCCCGTACGGCCTGCTCCGGCACGCCCGGCCCCCGATCGGCTACGCCGGCGCCCCGGGCACCTGGTCCGCGGGCCCGACCCGCTGGGGCACCGACGCCCCGGCCTGGACCACCGGCTCCTGA
- a CDS encoding pentapeptide repeat-containing protein, protein MTEPTALTGDCASCFGLCCVALPFTASADFAITKEAGKPCRNLDTEFRCGIHTRLREKGFTGCTVYDCFGAGQQVSQVTFGGTDWRTAPQTAREMFDVFPVVRQLRELLWYLDQALAAAPAARLHPALGELRAETTALTAAAPAELLALDVPAHRQRVNTLLLQAGDLVRATIPGKKRDRRGADLIGAKLAKAQLAGATLRGAYLIAADLTGADLRCTDLIGADLRDARLHGADLTGAIFLTQPQLTAARGDAATKLPTGLTRPSHW, encoded by the coding sequence GTGACCGAGCCCACCGCCCTGACCGGCGACTGCGCCAGCTGCTTCGGCCTGTGCTGCGTCGCGCTGCCCTTCACGGCCTCGGCGGACTTCGCGATCACCAAGGAGGCCGGCAAGCCCTGCCGCAACCTGGACACCGAGTTCCGCTGCGGCATCCACACCCGGCTGCGGGAGAAGGGCTTCACCGGCTGCACGGTCTACGACTGCTTCGGCGCCGGCCAGCAGGTCTCCCAGGTCACCTTCGGCGGCACCGACTGGCGCACGGCCCCGCAGACGGCGCGCGAGATGTTCGACGTCTTCCCGGTCGTGCGCCAGCTGCGCGAACTGCTCTGGTACCTCGACCAGGCGCTCGCCGCCGCCCCGGCCGCCCGGCTGCACCCCGCGCTGGGCGAGCTGCGGGCCGAGACCACCGCGCTGACCGCCGCCGCCCCCGCCGAGCTGCTCGCCCTCGACGTCCCCGCCCACCGCCAGCGGGTCAACACCCTGCTGCTCCAGGCCGGCGACCTGGTCCGGGCCACCATCCCCGGCAAGAAGCGCGACCGCCGCGGCGCGGACCTGATCGGTGCCAAGCTCGCGAAGGCCCAGCTCGCCGGTGCCACCCTGCGCGGCGCCTACCTGATCGCCGCCGACCTCACCGGCGCCGACCTGCGCTGCACCGACCTGATCGGCGCCGACCTGCGCGACGCCCGGCTCCACGGCGCCGATCTCACCGGCGCCATCTTCCTCACCCAGCCCCAGCTCACCGCCGCCCGGGGCGACGCCGCCACCAAGCTCCCCACCGGCCTGACCCGCCCGTCCCACTGGTGA
- a CDS encoding LysR family transcriptional regulator yields the protein MNDLAIRELRILVAVEHRGSFTAAAEALGLTQSAVSHAVSACERKIGAVLFDRGRHGARPTPAGERAAAHARRILRLLDALPAEARGASTGAVGGPLRIAAFRSAAVHLLPTVLTRLRAAHPALAPEVRIVPEVGPGTAGEVHAGRADLGIATLSGNYRLPEGLVAGELFEEEYSLVHPVGQVDPRSLPLIDWAENCSSYTRTWWSRQDWLPAARLDAGEDSVVLSMVARGMGMAIMPRLAVLDAPATVALTDLGPERPTRTVGYVTTPELAGTLAVRALIRELRGAALLPALPAPPEPIGRAPRASALLDGPAHPNRGPS from the coding sequence GTGAACGATCTCGCCATCCGCGAGCTGCGGATCCTGGTCGCCGTCGAGCACCGGGGCAGCTTCACCGCCGCCGCCGAGGCGCTCGGCCTGACCCAGTCCGCCGTCTCACACGCCGTCAGCGCCTGTGAGCGCAAGATCGGCGCGGTCCTCTTCGACCGCGGCCGGCACGGCGCCCGTCCCACCCCCGCCGGGGAGCGCGCCGCCGCGCACGCCCGCCGGATCCTGCGGCTGCTCGACGCGCTGCCCGCCGAGGCGCGCGGCGCGAGCACCGGGGCGGTCGGCGGACCGCTGCGGATCGCCGCCTTCCGCAGCGCCGCCGTGCACCTGCTGCCCACGGTGCTCACCCGCCTGCGGGCGGCCCACCCGGCCCTGGCCCCCGAGGTGCGGATCGTCCCCGAGGTCGGGCCCGGCACCGCCGGCGAGGTCCACGCCGGGCGGGCCGACCTCGGCATCGCGACCCTGAGCGGCAACTACCGGCTGCCGGAGGGGCTGGTCGCGGGCGAGCTGTTCGAGGAGGAGTACTCGCTGGTCCACCCCGTCGGGCAGGTCGACCCGCGCTCGCTGCCGCTGATCGACTGGGCGGAGAACTGCTCCTCCTACACCCGCACCTGGTGGTCCCGGCAGGACTGGCTGCCGGCCGCCCGGCTCGACGCCGGCGAGGACAGCGTGGTGCTCTCGATGGTCGCGCGCGGGATGGGCATGGCGATCATGCCGCGCCTGGCCGTGCTGGACGCCCCCGCCACCGTCGCGCTCACCGACCTCGGCCCCGAGCGCCCGACCCGCACGGTCGGCTACGTCACCACCCCGGAGCTGGCCGGCACGCTGGCCGTGCGCGCCCTGATCCGCGAGCTGCGCGGCGCCGCCCTGCTGCCCGCCCTGCCGGCCCCGCCCGAACCGATTGGACGGGCCCCCCGTGCGTCGGCTCTACTCGATGGCCCGGCCCACCCGAATAGAGGACCTTCGTGA
- a CDS encoding glycosyl hydrolase family 18 protein, translated as MPERSPAARPAERPQTARRPFRSATVLATATALVAGAAGLAALAGGSASAASANLLANGDFETGALSGWTCSSGLGSITTTSPHGGSYALAGAASAADTAQCAQTVTVTPNTAYNLTGWLKGSYAYLGVTGTGTTDTSTWTSSSAAWANLNTAFTTGASTTSVTVWVHGWYGQGTYYADDLALTGPAGSTGSPSQSTSPSQSASPSQSASPSQSASPSQSASPSQSASPSQSASPSQSASPSQSASPSQSASPSHSASPTQSASPTASPTAGPGTGTAPGGDGLVSTPTGVTAAVSNNTVTLNWSAAADGGQNGNVPAYYVYSGGNLVATSMGTSVTVSSLLPNTAYTFTVQGYDVAGHSSAQSAPVAVTTGAQPTGAVKSAYFSQWGIYGNQYYPSTVAASGAASGLNVMTYAFENIDPTNQTCFETIKAADTNDSDPNAGDGAGDAFADYQKSYTSANSVDGGNDAWSQPIKGNFNQLRELKAKYPNLRFTLSLGGWTYSKYFSDVAATDASRKKFVSSCINMFIKGNLPTGVSGDASGGTGSAAGIFDGIDIDWEYPASSGGHAGNHYSAADTADYTALLAEFRNELDAYGSSIGKHFLLTAALPSGQDKITNVQTDQIGKYLDYGNIMSYDMHGAWDATGPTNLQDPLYNSPGDPSTPIAPGTEKYTVDNAVNAFINGDPAYGIKGGFPASKLVLGVPFYFRGWTGVPAGSTNGLYQSATGPSAAQSTSQAAGVAFWKELVATGKTTAANVHWDPVTQSSWIYDGTNLYTGDTPQAITARGAYATSKGLGGIFAYSLEADDPSGSLVKAMTGSMK; from the coding sequence ATGCCCGAACGCAGCCCCGCCGCGCGGCCGGCCGAGCGGCCCCAGACCGCCCGGCGCCCGTTCAGAAGCGCCACCGTGCTCGCCACCGCCACCGCCCTGGTGGCCGGCGCGGCCGGTCTGGCCGCCCTGGCCGGCGGTTCCGCCTCGGCCGCGAGCGCCAACCTGCTGGCCAACGGCGACTTCGAGACCGGCGCGCTGTCCGGCTGGACCTGTTCCAGCGGCCTCGGCAGCATCACCACCACCTCCCCGCACGGCGGCAGCTACGCGCTGGCGGGCGCCGCCTCCGCCGCGGACACCGCGCAGTGCGCGCAGACCGTGACGGTCACCCCGAACACCGCCTACAACCTGACCGGTTGGCTGAAGGGCAGCTACGCCTACCTCGGCGTGACCGGCACCGGCACCACCGACACCAGCACCTGGACCTCCTCCAGTGCCGCCTGGGCCAACCTCAACACCGCCTTCACCACCGGTGCTTCGACCACCTCGGTGACGGTCTGGGTGCACGGCTGGTACGGCCAGGGGACGTACTACGCGGACGACCTGGCGCTCACCGGCCCGGCGGGCAGCACCGGTTCGCCGAGCCAGAGCACCTCGCCGAGCCAGAGCGCGAGCCCGTCGCAGAGCGCTTCGCCGAGCCAGAGCGCCTCGCCGAGCCAGAGCGCGAGCCCGTCGCAGAGCGCTTCGCCGAGCCAGAGCGCCTCGCCGTCGCAGAGCGCGAGCCCGTCGCAGAGCGCCTCGCCGAGCCAGAGCGCCTCGCCGTCGCATAGCGCGAGCCCCACCCAGAGCGCCTCGCCCACCGCGAGCCCCACCGCCGGCCCCGGCACCGGCACCGCGCCCGGCGGCGACGGCCTGGTCAGCACCCCCACCGGGGTCACCGCCGCCGTCAGCAACAACACCGTCACGCTGAACTGGTCCGCCGCCGCCGACGGCGGCCAGAACGGCAACGTCCCGGCGTACTACGTCTATTCGGGCGGCAACCTGGTCGCCACCTCGATGGGCACCTCGGTCACCGTCAGCTCGCTGCTGCCGAACACCGCCTACACCTTCACCGTCCAGGGCTACGACGTGGCGGGGCACAGCAGCGCCCAGTCCGCCCCGGTCGCCGTCACCACCGGCGCCCAGCCCACCGGCGCGGTGAAGTCCGCGTACTTCTCGCAGTGGGGCATCTACGGCAACCAGTACTACCCGAGCACGGTGGCGGCCAGCGGCGCGGCCTCCGGCCTGAACGTGATGACCTACGCGTTCGAGAACATCGACCCGACCAACCAGACCTGCTTCGAGACCATCAAGGCCGCCGACACCAACGACAGCGACCCGAACGCGGGTGACGGTGCGGGCGACGCCTTCGCGGACTACCAGAAGTCCTACACCTCGGCCAACAGCGTGGACGGCGGCAACGACGCCTGGAGCCAGCCGATCAAGGGCAACTTCAACCAGCTGCGCGAGCTGAAGGCCAAGTACCCGAACCTGCGCTTCACGCTCTCGCTGGGCGGCTGGACCTACTCGAAGTACTTCTCCGACGTGGCCGCCACCGACGCCTCGCGCAAGAAGTTCGTCTCCTCCTGCATCAACATGTTCATCAAGGGCAACCTGCCCACCGGCGTCTCCGGCGACGCCTCCGGCGGCACCGGCTCGGCCGCGGGCATCTTCGACGGCATCGACATCGACTGGGAGTACCCGGCCTCTTCCGGCGGCCACGCGGGCAACCACTACTCGGCCGCCGACACCGCCGACTACACCGCGCTGCTCGCCGAGTTCCGCAACGAGCTGGACGCCTACGGCAGCAGCATCGGCAAGCACTTCCTGCTCACCGCGGCGCTGCCGAGCGGCCAGGACAAGATCACCAACGTCCAGACCGACCAGATCGGCAAGTACCTGGACTACGGCAACATCATGAGCTACGACATGCACGGTGCCTGGGACGCGACCGGTCCCACCAACCTGCAGGACCCGCTCTACAACAGCCCGGGCGACCCGAGCACCCCGATCGCCCCCGGCACCGAGAAGTACACCGTCGACAACGCGGTGAACGCCTTCATCAACGGTGACCCGGCGTACGGGATCAAGGGCGGCTTCCCGGCCTCGAAGCTGGTGCTGGGCGTGCCGTTCTACTTCCGCGGCTGGACCGGCGTGCCGGCCGGCAGCACCAACGGCCTCTACCAGAGCGCCACCGGCCCGTCCGCCGCGCAGAGCACCAGCCAGGCGGCCGGCGTGGCCTTCTGGAAGGAGCTGGTGGCCACCGGCAAGACCACCGCGGCCAACGTGCACTGGGACCCGGTCACGCAGAGCTCGTGGATCTACGACGGCACCAACCTCTACACCGGTGACACCCCGCAGGCCATCACCGCCCGCGGCGCGTACGCCACCAGCAAGGGCCTGGGCGGAATCTTCGCCTACTCGCTGGAGGCTGACGACCCGTCGGGCAGCCTGGTCAAGGCGATGACCGGCAGCATGAAGTAG
- a CDS encoding DUF4132 domain-containing protein, giving the protein MRIVLRWWHRFGQGREFPRTWGDGGGEPFEPRELGRALARAGAADGRSRPDPGRPGQQRPAPHTAALLAGLPAETLRAIALRLQQERSGLLARDHEWAAGAVLCATHCGWRPAEVHQLFATALLGVDPVRPGATDWVTAERSLELPLAACAELDPPEREPFQPYLRTLLAARSGCRADLGTPDGRPTAEQAAFAERLRALVSTPFDPDPLLPWGPDLGAGDELFARSARCGLGARLYEEPALRLLELCAQTTELRPGYQWLGRAKELSELTPDLRQPLRILLAAGRGGPADCRPAGQPHPGELGERSAHVLAALAWVAVVTEDTKALHQLSRALEHHGRAALGDLRPAASHFVRSGMAALAALAGEPGAGAHRRLLAGNSPAATRLAREELAAVRDLPAGADLTALRVPVGPYTASFVIGAKGTVELRFRNQAGRLLSGVPSQVRERHPARYAALRTRLAELRTRLVTYRGMLAERLHADPGTPAARWQADHLGDPALAQLGCALVWHIDTPSGPLLGLPVRRKGATHWMLRDLAGRMHELADDTLVRLWSPAADEAEQAAAWRAELARRGLAQPVPQV; this is encoded by the coding sequence GTGAGGATCGTGCTTCGGTGGTGGCATCGGTTCGGTCAGGGCCGGGAGTTCCCACGGACGTGGGGCGACGGAGGCGGCGAGCCGTTCGAGCCGCGCGAGCTGGGCCGGGCGCTGGCCAGGGCCGGCGCGGCCGACGGGCGCTCCCGGCCGGATCCCGGCCGACCGGGGCAGCAGCGGCCCGCGCCGCACACCGCCGCCCTGCTCGCCGGACTGCCCGCCGAGACCCTGCGGGCCATCGCGCTGCGGCTCCAGCAGGAGCGCAGCGGCCTGCTGGCGCGGGACCACGAGTGGGCGGCGGGCGCGGTGCTGTGCGCGACGCACTGCGGCTGGCGGCCGGCGGAGGTCCACCAGCTGTTCGCCACCGCCCTGCTGGGGGTGGACCCGGTCCGCCCGGGGGCCACCGACTGGGTGACCGCCGAGCGCAGCCTGGAGCTGCCGCTGGCCGCCTGCGCGGAACTGGACCCGCCCGAGCGCGAGCCGTTCCAGCCGTACCTGCGCACCCTGCTCGCCGCCCGGTCCGGCTGCCGGGCCGACCTCGGCACGCCGGACGGCCGGCCCACCGCCGAGCAGGCGGCCTTCGCCGAGCGGCTGCGCGCGCTGGTGTCCACCCCGTTCGACCCCGACCCGCTGCTGCCCTGGGGCCCGGACCTGGGCGCCGGGGACGAGCTGTTCGCCCGCTCGGCCCGCTGCGGGCTCGGCGCCCGGCTGTACGAGGAGCCCGCGCTGCGGCTGCTGGAGCTGTGCGCGCAGACCACCGAGCTGCGGCCCGGCTATCAATGGCTGGGCCGGGCCAAGGAGTTGTCCGAGCTCACGCCGGACCTGCGGCAGCCGCTGCGGATCCTGCTGGCGGCCGGGCGCGGCGGGCCGGCCGACTGCCGGCCCGCCGGTCAGCCGCACCCGGGAGAACTCGGTGAGCGCAGTGCCCACGTGCTGGCCGCGCTGGCCTGGGTCGCGGTGGTCACCGAGGACACCAAGGCGCTCCACCAGCTCAGCCGCGCCCTGGAGCACCACGGGCGCGCCGCGCTCGGCGACCTGCGGCCGGCCGCCTCGCACTTCGTCCGCTCCGGGATGGCGGCCCTGGCCGCGCTCGCCGGGGAGCCGGGCGCCGGAGCACACCGCCGGCTGCTGGCGGGCAACTCGCCGGCCGCCACCAGGCTGGCCCGCGAGGAGCTCGCCGCGGTCCGCGACCTGCCCGCGGGCGCCGACCTGACGGCGCTGCGGGTACCGGTCGGCCCGTACACGGCCTCCTTCGTGATCGGCGCCAAGGGCACGGTGGAGCTGCGGTTCCGCAACCAGGCGGGCCGCCTGCTGAGCGGCGTCCCCTCCCAGGTGCGCGAGCGGCACCCCGCCCGGTACGCCGCGCTGCGCACCCGGCTCGCCGAGCTGCGCACCCGACTGGTGACCTACCGCGGCATGTTGGCCGAGCGCCTGCACGCCGACCCCGGCACACCGGCGGCCCGGTGGCAGGCCGACCACCTGGGCGATCCGGCGCTCGCCCAGCTCGGCTGTGCCCTGGTCTGGCACATTGACACACCGTCAGGCCCGTTGCTGGGCCTACCGGTCCGCCGCAAGGGCGCCACCCACTGGATGCTGCGCGACCTGGCGGGGCGGATGCACGAACTGGCCGACGACACGCTGGTGCGGCTCTGGTCCCCGGCGGCGGACGAGGCGGAGCAGGCGGCCGCCTGGCGGGCCGAGCTGGCCCGGCGCGGGCTGGCGCAACCGGTGCCGCAGGTGTGA
- a CDS encoding MFS transporter encodes MRKWIPLAAICLGAFMLLVDVSIVNVALPKMSVDLHSSFTSLQWVVDIYALTLAALLMALGSLGDRLGHRRLYLGGLVLFAVASLTCALAPDAATLIASRAAQGIGGAAMMTSTTALLNGAYQGRDRGTAFAVWGAVNGAAAAVGPVLGGLLTDQFGWRAIFMVNVPVAVLALAMTLGYLKGGSGVARGRIDLAGALSFTVFAGSLVYGLIESGDKGWGSVQVLGPLALGVLALVVFAVAELRAGHPLLDLALLRNRTFLGLTVGGLLLNAAAFAQLTYVSIWLQQALDLTPLNAGLAVCPLALASFAVSLATGKAVHRLAPQLPIGVGLLLIGGGTLLLGLVSAGSNWTALLPGLLVSGVGVGLATPQLMSTALASVPRERAGMASGAVNTGRQLGYALGIALLGTVFQDRVRQFTGHAAGRPDLHAAFAAGLDRVFLVAGCAGLVAGVLVLALVRRPAPVPGAWAPGQAAAAPADAAPAVAAATAAKA; translated from the coding sequence GTGCGCAAGTGGATACCGTTGGCAGCCATCTGCCTGGGCGCCTTCATGCTGCTCGTCGACGTCAGCATCGTGAACGTGGCCCTGCCGAAGATGTCCGTCGACCTGCACTCCTCCTTCACCTCCCTGCAGTGGGTGGTGGACATCTACGCGCTGACCCTGGCCGCGCTGCTGATGGCGCTGGGCTCGCTCGGCGACCGGCTCGGCCACCGGCGGCTCTACCTCGGCGGCCTGGTGCTCTTCGCCGTCGCCTCGCTGACCTGCGCGCTGGCGCCCGACGCGGCCACCCTGATCGCCTCCCGCGCGGCCCAGGGCATCGGCGGCGCCGCGATGATGACCTCCACCACCGCCCTGCTGAACGGCGCCTACCAGGGCCGTGACCGCGGCACCGCGTTCGCCGTCTGGGGTGCCGTGAACGGCGCGGCGGCCGCGGTCGGCCCGGTGCTCGGCGGCCTGCTCACCGACCAGTTCGGCTGGCGTGCGATCTTCATGGTCAACGTGCCGGTCGCGGTCCTCGCGCTGGCGATGACCCTCGGCTACCTCAAGGGCGGCTCGGGTGTGGCCCGCGGCCGGATCGACCTGGCCGGTGCGCTGAGCTTCACCGTCTTCGCCGGCTCGCTCGTCTACGGGCTGATCGAGAGCGGCGACAAGGGCTGGGGCAGCGTGCAGGTGCTCGGCCCGCTCGCCCTCGGCGTCCTCGCGCTGGTGGTCTTCGCGGTGGCCGAGCTGCGCGCCGGGCACCCGCTGCTGGACCTGGCGCTGCTGCGCAACCGCACCTTCCTGGGGCTGACGGTGGGCGGCCTGCTGCTCAACGCCGCTGCCTTCGCCCAGCTCACCTACGTCTCGATCTGGCTGCAGCAGGCGCTGGACCTGACACCGCTCAACGCGGGCCTGGCCGTCTGCCCGCTGGCACTGGCCTCCTTCGCGGTGTCGCTGGCCACCGGCAAGGCGGTGCACCGGCTCGCGCCGCAGCTGCCGATCGGCGTCGGCCTGCTGCTGATCGGCGGCGGCACGCTGCTGCTCGGCCTGGTCTCGGCCGGCTCCAACTGGACGGCCCTGCTGCCCGGTCTGCTGGTCAGCGGGGTGGGCGTGGGCCTGGCCACCCCGCAGCTGATGTCCACCGCGCTGGCCTCGGTGCCGCGCGAGCGGGCCGGGATGGCCAGCGGCGCGGTCAACACCGGTCGCCAGCTGGGCTATGCGCTCGGCATCGCGCTGCTCGGCACGGTGTTCCAGGACCGGGTGCGGCAGTTCACCGGGCACGCCGCCGGCCGCCCCGACCTGCACGCGGCCTTCGCGGCCGGGCTGGACCGGGTCTTCCTGGTGGCGGGCTGCGCCGGTCTGGTGGCCGGGGTGCTGGTGCTGGCGCTGGTGCGCCGCCCGGCACCGGTCCCCGGCGCCTGGGCGCCCGGCCAGGCCGCGGCGGCCCCGGCGGACGCGGCCCCCGCGGTTGCGGCTGCGACTGCGGCGAAGGCCTGA